One window of Myxocyprinus asiaticus isolate MX2 ecotype Aquarium Trade chromosome 4, UBuf_Myxa_2, whole genome shotgun sequence genomic DNA carries:
- the LOC127439967 gene encoding diphthine methyltransferase-like: MGVCSIHSNPHREHILATGSYDENVLLWDGRNMKQPLSETAVGWGVWRLKWHPCQEHLLLAACMHNDFTILHCQQAMDGQDAPCPVLASYILHNSLAYGADWSLSNSTHPSPQEPPQTSIGLTESGGHPWIQYESPTASFETSLEDDSWRYIQDHFPSPEKSSVPDPLPSPAKDSQSLSCLLATCSFYDHMLHVWRWDWSPEERLTETQSAPSS, encoded by the exons ATGGGAGTATGCAGCATACACAGTAACCCCCACCGTGAGCACATACTAGCcaccggaag TTATGATGAGAATGTATTGCTCTGGGATGGGAGGAACATGAAGCAGCCCTTGAGTGAGACTGCAGTTGGTTGGGGTGTGTGGAGACTCAAATGGCACCCCTGTCAAGAGCACCTGCTGCTTGCTGCATGTATGCACAATGACTTCACTATTCTTCACTGCCAGCAGGCTATGG ATGGACAAGATGCACCATGCCCTGTCCTGGCCTCCTATATTCTACACAACTCTTTAGCGTATGGAGCAGACTGGTCCCTGAGCAACTCCACTCACCCCTCTCCTCAGGAGCCACCTCAAACCAGCATTGGGCTCACAGAGTCTGGAGGCCACCCCTGGATCCAGTACGAGTCTCCCACTGCCAGCTTTGAAACCTCTCTGGAGGATGACTCGTGGCGGTACATACAAGACCACTTTCCTTCACCAGAGAAAAGTTCAGTTCCAGACCCCCTCCCCAGCCCTGCTAAAGACTCCCAGTCTCTGTCCTGCCTGCTGGCTACCTGCTCCTTCTACGACCACATGCtgcatgtgtggagatgggactGGAGCCCAGAGGAAAGACTGACAGAGACTCAGTCTGCCCCCTCTTCATGA